One Acropora muricata isolate sample 2 unplaced genomic scaffold, ASM3666990v1 scaffold_746, whole genome shotgun sequence genomic window carries:
- the LOC136907309 gene encoding uncharacterized protein, with translation MLIHLLVNESCAFGLDTDAFLNAFYRMVNHRGLPQEVVSDNGGNFVGAEKELRELAKNLDEDKIQRSVGNKGIRWHFKPPLAPHFGGVHEIMIKAAKRAIFAILGSADLNDEELMTAFTGAEALINSRPLTYQSANPSDDVPLTPNHFLHGQIGSQFVPESVDDNKNLNIKER, from the coding sequence ATGCTTATTCACTTGCTTGTTAACGAGAGCTGTGCATTTGGACTTGACACCGATGCATTTTTGAACGCGTTTTATCGCATGGTCAATCATAGAGGTCTTCCTCAGGAGGTTGTCTCGGACAATGGAGGAAACTTTGTTGGAGCTGAAAAGGAACTACGTGAACTAGCCAAGAATCTTGACGAGGATAAAATTCAGAGGTCTGTGGGAAATAAAGGTATCAGATGGCATTTCAAACCGCCATTAGCACCTCATTTCGGGGGAGTACACGAAATCATGATTAAGGCGGCCAAGAGAGCAATCTTTGCCATTTTGGGGTCAGCGGACCTAAACGATGAAGAACTGATGACGGCTTTTACTGGTGCAGAAGCTTTGATAAACTCAAGACCGCTTACCTACCAGTCTGCGAATCCAAGCGACGATGTACCTCTCACGCCGAATCATTTTCTTCATGGACAGATTGGCAGTCAATTTGTCCCAGAGAGTGTGGATGACAACAAGAATTTAAACATTAAGGAAAGATGA
- the LOC136907310 gene encoding uncharacterized protein: MALRRLEGTEHRLLKSPEIARTYIDCIEQYTLKGYIRKVPKEDRPTARWFLPHFPIVRPDRTTTKIHIVFDASARYQGVSLNDVICQGPKLQRDLFHVLLRFRKNPVALVCDIAEMYLRIEIAPEDRPFHRFLWRNLDQQKVPEEYEFSRVVFGVNSSPFLAQFVTQHHAETHRTEYPLAGKTALKSIYTDDSMDSVADDQQGIELHKQLSQLWKRAGMQARKWLSNSSVVLSEIPPEDRASEIDLKEGSLPSIKTLGILWQAAKDAFTFKVQPPDNHFSFTKRNFLSKVATLFDPLGFLARFIIRAKVLLQDLWAAGLDWDDPFEEALVRRSRNWFEELPELAQISVPRCLQPMKDEITISSSLQAVHASEDAYGSVVYYKNVYPSGLITSVIVAAKTNVAPLRAISVPRLELMGAVHGSLLTKEISKALNIGRSFLVRQRRCTLVVA, from the coding sequence ATGGCACTTCGAAGACTTGAAGGAACAGAACACAGGCTTCTGAAGAGCCCGGAGATCGCTAGAACCTATATAGACTGTATTGAGCAGTACACTTTAAAAGGGTACATCAGAAAAGTTCCAAAGGAGGACCGACCCACGGCCAGGTGGTTTCTTCCTCATTTTCCAATTGTGAGGCCTGACAGAACTACTACAAAGATACATATCGTTTTTGATGCCTCTGCGCGGTATCAAGGAGTTTCTTTAAACGATGTGATTTGTCAGGGACCAAAGTTACAACGTGACCTTTTCCACGTTTTGCTCCGTTTTCGGAAAAACCCCGTTGCTCTAGTCTGTGACATCGCAGAAATGTATTTGAGGATTGAGATCGCACCTGAAGACCGTCCTTTTCACCGGTTTCTCTGGAGAAACTTAGACCAACAGAAAGTTCCAGAAGAGTACGAATTTAGTCGTGTTGTATTTGGAGTGAATTCATCGCCATTTCTTGCTCAGTTTGTCACCCAACATCATGCTGAAACACATAGAACTGAGTACCCACTCGCGGGCAAAACCGCCCTCAAATCGATCTACACGGATGACAGTATGGATTCAGTGGCTGATGACCAGCAAGGAATCGAACTGCACAAGCAATTGTCACAACTTTGGAAACGTGCAGGAATGCAAGCGCGAAAGTGGTTGTCCAACTCTTCAGTTGTGCTGAGCGAAATTCCACCGGAAGACAGAGCTTCAGAGATTGATTTAAAGGAAGGATCCCTACCCTCTATCAAAACTCTTGGAATATTGTGGCAGGCAGCAAAGGATGCGTTCACTTTCAAGGTTCAACCACCTGATAACCACTTTTCCTTTACGAAACGCAACTTTCTATCAAAAGTGGCAACTTTGTTCGATCCACTCGGGTTCCTCGCACGGTTTATCATCAGAGCCAAAGTCCTGTTACAAGACCTTTGGGCTGCGGGACTAGATTGGGATGACCCTTTCGAAGAAGCCCTGGTGCGTAGAAGTCGAAATTGGTTTGAAGAATTGCCCGAACTAGCTCAGATCAGCGTCCCACGATGTTTGCAACCAATGAAAGATGAAATAACAATTTCCTCATCCCTGCAGGCCGTACATGCTTCTGAAGATGCTTACGGTTCCGTCGTATATTACAAAAATGTTTATCCAAGTGGCCTAATAACCAGTGTTATTGTGGCCGCAAAGACAAACGTCGCTCCCCTTAGAGCAATTAGTGTTCCACGCCTGGAATTGATGGGTGCTGTGCATGGTTCGCTGCTAACTAAAGAGATTTCAAAGGCGCTGAATATCGGACGTAGTTTTCTGGTCAGACAGCGTAGATGTACTCTGGTGGTTGCATAA
- the LOC136907311 gene encoding uncharacterized protein gives MYIRDYQFLLLVPHKVFLFYSQLIYQRFYSTLSANDKCTLFADRNAINRRNVKADAHHAYAPNKQMFVLAVKARIVAAAMLILGLKDVDGNPTEYRYPNNASKTDKTSKRIYLRNLASQVVRLFIVDGKAYNSIIDQALQDADNQRAREAEMTPDGRFPCRHSGCDKSFRHDGQHRRRHEQSIHNLFIDDSPTNQSGQSSELPSDLVHDDMFNYQCNLLDHGLLYLNFNDAVAEGDGDRIIRCWKFLLLHFYHDSGSTKYALEALYLQFQQQALLSQRQAYRQRWNRSVNNRGGSGKNVPIDLEIEHDNNSIKEGIRKLGPNLTRAAVTRTARMLPVARGVVHNVSQECSLMKRSGKHFVATTRKDLLKLVSLLMQADALRETPGRHYKHFKQFVRSAMHGLQMGKLCKWINKHKYELQIGRRGR, from the exons ATGTATATCAGAGATTACCAGTTCCTGTTACTAGTCCCACATAAGGTGTTTCTTTTCTATTCGCAGTTAATCTACCAACGGTTCTATTCCACATTGTCTGCGAACGACAAGTGCACTCTGTTTGCAGACCGCAATGCAATTAACAGAAGAAATGTTAAGGCAGATGCGCATCATGCTTATGCTCCCAATAAGCAGATGTTTGTGCTAGCAGTCAAGGCTAGGATTGTGGCAGCTGCAATGTTAATACTTGGATTGAAAGATGTTGATGGAAATCCAACAGAATACCGTTACCCAAATAATGCATCAAAAACTGACAAGACTTCTAAACGTATATATCTAAGAAATCTTGCCTCTCAGGTTGTTCGCCTCTTCATTGTAGATGGAAAGGCTTATAATTCTATTATTGATCAGGCTCTTCAAGATGCTGACAACCAACGAGCACGTGAGGCTGAGATGACTCCAGATGGTCGTTTTCCCTGCAGACACAGTGGATGTGACAAGTCTTTCAG ACATGATGGTCAACATCGTCGTAGGCATGAGCAGAGCATCCATAACCTGTTTATTGATGATTCCCCTACCAACCAAAGTGGTCAGTCTTCAGAATTACCCAGTGATCTAGTACATGATGACATGTTCAATTACCAATGCAATCTCCTAGACCATGGTCTCCTTTATTTAAATTTCAATGATGCCGTTGCTGAAGGTGATGGAGACCGGATTATCAGGTGCtggaagtttcttctccttcattTCTACCATGATAGTGGAAGTACAAAATATGCTCTTGAAGCATTGTACCTTCAATTTCAACAACAAGCCCTTCTAAGTCAACGCCAGGCTTATCGACAACGCTGGAATCGCAGTGTTAACAATCGGGGGGGAAGTGGAAAGAATGTACCCATTGACCTTGAGATAGAACATGACAATAATTCAATCAAAGAAGGGATAAGGAAGCTTGGCCCAAACCTTACACGTGCAGCAGTTACAAGGACAGCACGCATGTTGCCTGTTGCAAGAGGGGTTGTTCACAATGTATCACAGGAGTGTAGTCTTATGAAGAGGTCTGGAAAGCATTTTGTAGCAACTACAAGGAAAGATTTGCTGAAACTTGTGAGCCTTCTCATGCAGGCCGATGCACTGAGAGAGACACCTGGCAGGCACTACAAGCATTTTAAGCAGTTTGTCCGATCAGCCATGCATGGCTTACAAATGGGAAAGCTGTGCAAGTGGATAAATAAACACAAGTATGAGCTCCAAATAGGTCGCAGAGGACGATGA
- the LOC136907312 gene encoding uncharacterized protein: MSFPAKPDFFDLNELECRMLAPRLAFEKLLQAPRGNQFKIKGNVVNVPAEVNNTVNMLPRLPQESGTIKVQLKRRLEYKSSALSLNVRPNKIFQAENWLATNSTLYREQGISFSTDRATSYNTNLSQNESKTGDVSQPNEQISGSEDINQLDDWTEDDAEIPVGVTDTMLTATDFLEDNEQAQIYNIAPGEGSVPLSIFRDKYSEELAYPGIFVGQNHDRLVDVHYNDICKSELRQSDRKAAMCIENIFFKTKKLQMKILLGKSQIAWRKYKGNNRNLTAGHLKQEGALERLLVVHLDEGYKFLRALRGSPPYFERAKKDIFAMIRQLGPATLFCSFSSAETKWIHLLRILGKLVDAKEYSDSELENLKWEEKSRLIQSDPVTCARHFDYQFNQFLRYFLMSNAAPLGKVADWFYRVEYQQRGSPHIHMLIWFEDAPVYGCDGDDEVTSFIDEIITCKMPNNNPELRLLVNRQIHRHSQTCRKKAECRFNFPQPPMNSTKILYPLETDMCETEVRKHKDNWKNISKHLNDMKEGEDISWMMNQKKFTL, from the coding sequence ATGTCCTTTCCAGCAAAGCCAGACTTTTTTGATTTGAATGAGTTAGAGTGCAGAATGCTGGCACCTAGGTTGGCTTTTGAAAAGCTTCTGCAAGCTCCCCGAGgaaatcagttcaaaataaaaggaaatgtggtaaATGTCCCAGCAGAAGTAAACAATACTGTCAACATGTTACCACGGTTGCCACAAGAAAGTGGAACAATCAAAGTTCAATTAAAAAGACGATTAGAATATAAGAGTTCTGCCTTGTCTTTGAATGTTAGAcctaataaaatttttcaggcaGAAAACTGGCTAGCTACCAACAGTACCCTTTATAGAGAACAAGGAATTTCCTTTAGTACAGACAGGGCAACAAGCTATAATACAAACTTAtcacaaaatgaaagtaaaactggTGATGTTTCACAACCTAATGAGCAAATAAGTGGTAGTGAAGACATAAATCAACTTGATGATTGGACTGAAGATGATGCAGAAATACCTGTGGGAGTAACTGATACTATGTTAACTGCTACCGACTTTCTTGAGGACAATGAGCAAGCCCAGATTTACAACATAGCACCTGGGGAAGGAAGTGTACCTTTGAGTATATTTAGAGATAAATATTCTGAAGAGTTAGCTTATCCAGGGATATTTGTCGGTCAAAATCATGATAGGCTAGTTGATGTTCATTACAATGATATTTGCAAATCAGAATTAAGACAATCAGATCGAAAAGCAGCCATGTGTattgagaatatttttttcaaaactaaaaaattgcaaatgaagattcttttggggaaatcacaaatagcttGGAGAAAATataagggaaacaacaggaatttgACAGCTGGTCACTTAAAGCAAGAAGGTGCACTAGAAAGACTACTGGTAGTTCATCTAGATGAAGGCTACAAATTCTTAAGAGCTCTACGTGGTTCACCTCCTTATTTTGAACGGgccaaaaaagatatttttgcaatgattagacAACTTGGACCTGCtactttattttgtagtttttcatcaGCTGAAACAAAGTGGATACACCTCCTTAGAATACTTGGCAAGCTTGTTGATGCTAAAGAATATTCAGATTCTGAATTAGAGAATTTGAAGTGGGAGGAAAAGTCTAGGCTTATCCAGAGTgacccagtaacttgtgcacggcattttgattatcaattcaatcagtttttaaggtactttttaatgagcaatgcTGCTCCTTTAGGAAAAGTTGCAGATTGGTTTTACAGAGTAGAGTATCAACAGAGAGGCTCACCTcacattcatatgctaatttggtTTGAAGATGCACCAGTGTATGgatgtgatggtgatgatgaggtgacatcatttattgatgaaataattacttgcaaaatgcCAAATAATAACCCAGAACTGAGGCTCCTTGTCAATAGACAGATTCATAGGCACTCCCAAACTTGTCGTAAAAAGGCAGAATGtaggttcaattttccacagccacctatgaactcaactaagattttatatccccttgagactgatatgtgtgaaactgaggttagaaaacataaagataattggaaaaacatcagtaaacatttaaatgacatgaaGGAAGGTGAAGACATCTCATGGATGATGAATCAGAAGAAGTTCACATTGTAA
- the LOC136907313 gene encoding ATP-dependent DNA helicase RecQ-like — MQDQVEKLSSLGLKATYVGPDQDPSILQKIEQGNFTYVYISPESTLATERGRNTLDSQIYQERMIGVVVDEVHCVTEWGTSSNNKQRSAFRVWYSRLNELRSLVDAPFITLTATATSKTKAKIFELLELREPKEIVESPNKPNVRYAIQKLRNSLPVLENFRCLIDELKEKGIDRKRTIIYCQTVKQCAHLFRKFELELGCDMYDGEENPKNRLVEMLHSGSPESVKTHVLHQFSDNNTCLRILVATIAYGMGVNCKGVSRVIHFGPSKSIEAYLQETGRCGRDGEQSDALLLYNGITSKVADADMKSYINSTSC; from the coding sequence ATGCAAGATCAAGTGGAGAAACTTTCTTCTTTAGGTTTAAAGGCTACTTATGTGGGTCCGGATCAAGATCCTTCGATACTGCAGAAAATCGAGCAAGGAAATTTCACGTATGTTTATATTTCTCCGGAATCGACCCTTGCAACAGAGAGAGGGCGAAATACGCTGGACAGCCAAATTTATCAGGAAAGGATGATTGGAGTTGTAGTTGACGAAGTTCATTGTGTAACAGAATGGGGTACCTcaagcaacaacaaacaacgtTCGGCATTTCGTGTTTGGTATTCACGATTGAATGAGTTGAGATCACTTGTGGATGCACCTTTTATCACACTTACTGCGACCGCCACGTCGAAAACAAAAGCGAAAATATTCGAACTTTTGGAGTTGAGAGAACCCAAGGAAATTGTAGAAAGTCCAAACAAACCTAATGTCCGTTATGCAATTCAAAAACTTAGGAACTCTCTACCAGTACTTGAAAACTTTCGTTGCTTAATCGACGAACTgaaagagaaaggaattgaCAGAAAAAGAACAATTATCTACTGCCAAACTGTGAAACAATGCGCACATTTATTTCGTAAGTTTGAATTGGAACTAGGATGTGATATGTATGATGGAGAAGAGAACCCGAAAAACCGTCTCGTTGAAATGCTACATTCAGGCAGTCCTGAAAGTGTCAAAACACATGTTCTTCACCAGTTTAGTGACAACAACACATGTCTTCGCATTCTTGTCGCTACTATAGCTTATGGAATGGGCGTTAACTGTAAGGGAGTATCACGGGTGATTCACTTTGGTCCATCCAAATCAATTGAGGCATACCTACAAGAAACTGGTAGGTGTGGAAGAGATGGTGAGCAGAGTGACGCCTTGCTTCTCTATAATGGTATCACTAGTAAGGTAGCTGATGCTGATATGAAGAGCTACATTAACTCGACTTCTTGCTGA